The Lynx canadensis isolate LIC74 chromosome D1, mLynCan4.pri.v2, whole genome shotgun sequence genome has a segment encoding these proteins:
- the CBLIF gene encoding cobalamin binding intrinsic factor isoform X1 produces the protein MAWYILYLLNLLWAVAGTSTQTQGSCSVPPAQQPLVNGLQVLMENSVTSSAFPNPSILIAMNLAGAYNVEAQKLLTYKLMASDIADLTIGQLALTVMALTSSCRDPGNKVSILHRQMENWAPSSPNAHSSTFYGPSLAVLALCQKNPETTLPIAVRFAKILLANSSPLNTDTGAMVTLALTCMYNKIPVGSEEGYRSLFGQVLEDVVENISMRIKDNGIIGDIYSTGLAMQALSVTPKHPPKKWNCKKTMDTILKEIELGKFHNPMSIAQILPSLKGKTYLDVPHVSCNPGHEGQPTLPSQTNPAPTSASNITVIYTINNQLRGVELHFNETINVSVKAGSVLLVVLEEAQRRSSMFKFETTVTSWGLVVSSINNIAENVHHRTYWQFLSGKTPLNEGVADYIPFNHEHITANFTQY, from the exons ATGGCCTGGTACATCCTCTACCTCCTGAACCTTCTCTGGGCTGTGGCTGGGACCAGCACCCAAACCCAGGGCTCATGTT CTGTCCCCCCAGCACAGCAGCCCTTGGTTAATGGCCTACAAGTGCTCATGGAGAACTCTGTGACCAGCTCAGCCTTCCCAAATCCCAGCATCCTGATCGCCATGAATCTAGCCGGAGCCTACAATGTGGAGGCCCAGAAGCTCCTGACTTACAAGCTCATGGCCAGTGACATAGCCG ACCTGACCATTGGCCAGCTCGCCCTTACTGTCATggccctcacctcctcctgccGAGACCCTGGGAATAAAGTTTCGATTCTacacagacaaatggaaaacTGGGCTCCTTCAA gCCCCAATGCTCACTCTTCAACCTTCTACGGGCCCAGTCTGGCGGTCCTGGCACTGTGCCAGAAGAACCCTGAGACAACCTTACCCATAGCAGTCCGCTTTGCCAAGATCCTGCTGGCCAATTCCTCCCCCTTAAACACGG ACACGGGAGCAATGGTGACCTTGGCTCTGACTTGTATGTACAACAAGATCCCAGTAGGTTCAGAGGAAGGTTACAGAAGTCTGTTTGGTCAGGTACTAGAGGACGTCGTGGAGAATATTAGCATGAGGATCAAAGACAATGGCATCATTGGAGACATCTACAGTACTGGCCTTGCCATGCAG gcTCTCTCCGTGACACCTAAGCACCCTCCCAAGAAGTGGAACTGCAAGAAGACCATGGACACAATACTTAAGGAGATTGAGCTGGGGAAATTCCACAATCCCATGTCCATTGCCCAAATCCTCCCTTCCCTGAAAGGCAAGACATACCTAGATGTGCCCCATGTGTCTTGTAACCCTG GTCATGAAGGGCAACCAACCCTCCCCAGCCAAACCAACCCTGCTCCCACCTCAGCATCCAACATCACCGTCATATACACCATCAATAACCAGCTGAGGGGGGTGGAGCTGCACTTCAATGAGACCATCAATGTCAGTGTGAAAGCTGGATCGGTGCTACTTGTTGTCCTAGAGGAAGCCCAGCGCAGAAGCTCCATGTTCAA ATTTGAAACCACAGTGACATCTTGGGGCCTTGTTGTCTCCTCCATCAATAATATTGCTGAAAATGTTCATCATAGGACCTACTGGCAATTCCTTAGTGGCAAAACACCTTTGAATGAag GCGTTGCTGACTACATACCCTTCAACCATGAGCACATCACAGCCAATTTCACACAGTACTAA
- the CBLIF gene encoding cobalamin binding intrinsic factor isoform X2, producing MENSVTSSAFPNPSILIAMNLAGAYNVEAQKLLTYKLMASDIADLTIGQLALTVMALTSSCRDPGNKVSILHRQMENWAPSSPNAHSSTFYGPSLAVLALCQKNPETTLPIAVRFAKILLANSSPLNTDTGAMVTLALTCMYNKIPVGSEEGYRSLFGQVLEDVVENISMRIKDNGIIGDIYSTGLAMQALSVTPKHPPKKWNCKKTMDTILKEIELGKFHNPMSIAQILPSLKGKTYLDVPHVSCNPGHEGQPTLPSQTNPAPTSASNITVIYTINNQLRGVELHFNETINVSVKAGSVLLVVLEEAQRRSSMFKFETTVTSWGLVVSSINNIAENVHHRTYWQFLSGKTPLNEGVADYIPFNHEHITANFTQY from the exons ATGGAGAACTCTGTGACCAGCTCAGCCTTCCCAAATCCCAGCATCCTGATCGCCATGAATCTAGCCGGAGCCTACAATGTGGAGGCCCAGAAGCTCCTGACTTACAAGCTCATGGCCAGTGACATAGCCG ACCTGACCATTGGCCAGCTCGCCCTTACTGTCATggccctcacctcctcctgccGAGACCCTGGGAATAAAGTTTCGATTCTacacagacaaatggaaaacTGGGCTCCTTCAA gCCCCAATGCTCACTCTTCAACCTTCTACGGGCCCAGTCTGGCGGTCCTGGCACTGTGCCAGAAGAACCCTGAGACAACCTTACCCATAGCAGTCCGCTTTGCCAAGATCCTGCTGGCCAATTCCTCCCCCTTAAACACGG ACACGGGAGCAATGGTGACCTTGGCTCTGACTTGTATGTACAACAAGATCCCAGTAGGTTCAGAGGAAGGTTACAGAAGTCTGTTTGGTCAGGTACTAGAGGACGTCGTGGAGAATATTAGCATGAGGATCAAAGACAATGGCATCATTGGAGACATCTACAGTACTGGCCTTGCCATGCAG gcTCTCTCCGTGACACCTAAGCACCCTCCCAAGAAGTGGAACTGCAAGAAGACCATGGACACAATACTTAAGGAGATTGAGCTGGGGAAATTCCACAATCCCATGTCCATTGCCCAAATCCTCCCTTCCCTGAAAGGCAAGACATACCTAGATGTGCCCCATGTGTCTTGTAACCCTG GTCATGAAGGGCAACCAACCCTCCCCAGCCAAACCAACCCTGCTCCCACCTCAGCATCCAACATCACCGTCATATACACCATCAATAACCAGCTGAGGGGGGTGGAGCTGCACTTCAATGAGACCATCAATGTCAGTGTGAAAGCTGGATCGGTGCTACTTGTTGTCCTAGAGGAAGCCCAGCGCAGAAGCTCCATGTTCAA ATTTGAAACCACAGTGACATCTTGGGGCCTTGTTGTCTCCTCCATCAATAATATTGCTGAAAATGTTCATCATAGGACCTACTGGCAATTCCTTAGTGGCAAAACACCTTTGAATGAag GCGTTGCTGACTACATACCCTTCAACCATGAGCACATCACAGCCAATTTCACACAGTACTAA
- the MRPL16 gene encoding 39S ribosomal protein L16, mitochondrial gives MWRVLARVGAPLLRTQLLSDSWVAPPASAGLKTLLPVPAFEDVSIPEKPKLRFVERVPLVPKVRREPKNLSDIRGPSTEATEFTEGSFAILALGGGYLHWGHFEMMRLTINRSLDPKNMFALWRVPAPFKPITRKGMGQRMGGGKGAIDHYVTPVKAGRLIVEMGGRCEFKEVQGFLDQVAHKLPFPAKAVSRETLEKMRKDQEEREQNNQNPWTFERIATANMLGIRKVLSPYDLAQKGRYWGKFYMPERV, from the exons ATGTGGCGGGTGCTGGCTCGCGTGGGGGCGCCGCTCCTGCGAACGCAGCTACTGTCAG ATTCCTGGGTCGCCCCGCCCGCCAGTGCTGGCCTGAAGACGCTGCTCCCGGTGCCGGCTTTTGAGG ATGTTTCCATTCCTGAAAAGCCCAAGCTTAGATTTGTTGAGAGGGTTCCACTTGTGCCAAAAGTCAGAAGGGAACCCAAGAACTTGAGTGACATACGAGGACCTTCTACCGAAGCCACCGAGTTCACAGAAGGCAGTTTTGCAATCTTG GCACTGGGTGGTGGTTACCTCCACTGGGGCCATTTTGAAATGATGCGCCTGACAATCAACCGCTCTCTGGACCCCAAGAACATGTTTGCTTTATGGAGAGTACCAGCCCCTTTCAAGCCCATCACCCGCAAGGGTATGGGACAGCGCATGGGGGGAGGCAAAGGTGCCATTGATCACTACGTGACTCCCGTGAAGGCTGGCCGTCTCATAGTAGAGATGGGTGGGCGTTGTGAATTCAAAGAGGTACAAGGTTTCCTCGACCAGGTGGCCCACAAGTTGCCCTTCCCAGCAAAGGCTGTGAGCCGTGAGACTCTAGAGAAGATGCGGAAAGATCAAGAGGAAAGGGAACAGAACAACCAAAACCCCTGGACCTTTGAGCGCATAGCCACTGCCAACATGCTGGGGATACGCAAAGTCCTGAGCCCGTATGACTTGGCCCAGAAGGGACGGTACTGGGGCAAGTTCTATATGCCTGAACGTGTGTAG